The proteins below are encoded in one region of Hordeum vulgare subsp. vulgare chromosome 3H, MorexV3_pseudomolecules_assembly, whole genome shotgun sequence:
- the LOC123441152 gene encoding horcolin-like → MRKPAIKIGPWGGTGGSQRDVQQKPSRLVSITIYSGGAIDSISFTYVSGDCEQHLSSGKWGGSGGSPHTISLDPTNYVTEISGTIGDCNGYNVIKSLTIVTLKEGPRTYGHVYGTPFRVPVLDGGKIVGFFGCSNAYLDAIGVYVTP, encoded by the exons ATG AGGAAGCCTGCTATCAAGATTGGGCCATGGGGTGGAACCGGTGGCTCTCAGCGCGACGTCCAGCAAAAGCCGAGCCGGCTGGTTAGTATAACCATCTATAGTGGAGGTGCCATCGACTCCATTTCCTTCACCTATGTCAGCGGGGATTGCGAACAGCATCTATCATCCGGCAAGTGGGGTGGCAGTGGCGGCTCGCCACACACG ATTAGTCTTGACCCTACGAACTATGTGACCGAAATCTCTGGGACAATTGGTGACTGCAATGGGTACAACGTCATAAAGTCACTTACGATTGTCACCTTGAAAGAGGGTCCAAGAACATATGGCCATGTTTACGGGACTCCTTTCCGCGTCCCGGTGCTTGACGGGGGTAAGATTGTTGGCTTCTTTGGGTGCAGTAATGCATATCTAGACGCCATTGGGGTATACGTTACTCCATGA